From Medicago truncatula cultivar Jemalong A17 chromosome 7, MtrunA17r5.0-ANR, whole genome shotgun sequence, a single genomic window includes:
- the LOC120577037 gene encoding putative uncharacterized protein DDB_G0286901 yields the protein MNVVQPVPLATPLGLLENMLWGYEAHRHGNNGDDDDSSNGDDDSTNGDDNNGLANNNGFAADNNGGVDNNGNANGFAADNNGGADNNGNANGNGAAHDNNGVGNQNAKHDNDGIDNNGNANGFAADNNGGADNNGNANSNGASHDNNGAGNQNAKHDNDGIDNNGNANGFAADNNGGADNNGNANSNGASHDNNGAGNQNAKHDNDGIDNNGNANGFAADNNGGADNNGNANSNGASHDNNGAGNQNELNASVFYTNLKILLALWWLFCLNPVGVLVTTRGLLPFLMNVVQPVPLAAPLGLLENMLWGYEAHRHGNNGDDDDSSNGDDDSTNGDDNNGLANNNGFAADNNGGVDNNGNANGFAADNNGGADNNGNANGNGAAHDNNGVGNQNGV from the exons ATGAATGTGGTCCAACCTGTGCCTCTGGCCACTCCCCTTGGCCTGTTGGAAAACATGCTCTGGGGTTATGAGGCACATCGCCATGGCAACAATGGCGATGATGATGACAGCAGCAATGGCGACGATGACAGCACTAATGGCGATGACAACAATGGCCTTGCCAACAACAATGGTTTTGCTGCTGACAACAATGGTGGTGTTGACAACAATGGTAACGCAAATGGTTTTGCTGCTGACAACAATGGTGGTGCTGACAACAATGGTAACGCAAATGGTAATGGTGCTGCTCATGACAACAATGGAGTAGGGAATCAAAATG CAAAACATGATAATGATGGTATTGACAACAATGGTAATGCAAATGGTTTTGCTGCTGACAACAATGGTGGTGCTGACAACAATGGTAACGCAAATAGTAATGGTGCTTCTCATGACAACAATGGAGCAGGGAATCAAAATG CAAAACATGATAATGATGGTATTGACAACAATGGTAATGCAAATGGTTTTGCTGCTGACAACAATGGTGGTGCTGACAACAATGGTAACGCAAATAGTAATGGTGCTTCTCATGACAACAATGGAGCAGGGAATCAAAATG CAAAACATGATAATGATGGTATTGACAACAATGGTAATGCAAATGGTTTTGCTGCTGACAACAATGGTGGTGCTGACAACAATGGTAACGCAAATAGTAATGGTGCTTCTCATGACAACAATGGAGCAGGGAATCAAAATG aATTGAATGCTTCAGTGTTTTACACGAATTTAAAAATACTTTTAGCATTATGGTGGTTGTTTTGCCTG AACCCAGTTGGAGTGCTGGTTACGACAAGAGGGCTGCTGCCATTTTTGATGAATGTGGTCCAACCTGTGCCTCTGGCCGCTCCCCTTGGCCTGTTGGAAAACATGCTCTGGGGTTATGAGGCACATCGCCATGGCAACAATGGCGATGATGATGACAGCAGCAATGGCGACGATGACAGCACTAATGGCGATGACAACAATGGCCTTGCCAACAACAATGGTTTTGCTGCTGACAACAATGGTGGTGTTGACAACAATGGTAACGCAAATGGTTTTGCTGCTGACAACAATGGTGGTGCTGACAACAATGGTAACGCAAATGGTAATGGTGCTGCTCATGACAACAATGGAGTAGGGAATCAAAATGGTGTGTAA